A window of the Campylobacteraceae bacterium genome harbors these coding sequences:
- a CDS encoding IS110 family transposase codes for KELEIQYKFLKKQEERIIKKILTYFSKDKKLFQSFLNMQTMPGIGQISAIILIYHFIQYPDANQRQIVSLAGLDPVEKSSGTSVKGKAKISKAGSKICRGTLFMPVMVAVQKNERLKEFYNRLKDKGKHTTVAQIAVMRKMIVISHSLYKNNERFDVNKR; via the coding sequence TTAAAGAATTAGAAATACAATATAAATTCCTAAAAAAACAAGAAGAACGAATAATCAAAAAGATACTTACTTATTTTTCTAAAGATAAAAAGTTATTTCAATCTTTTTTGAATATGCAAACGATGCCAGGAATAGGTCAAATATCTGCAATTATTTTAATCTATCATTTTATTCAATACCCCGACGCAAACCAAAGACAAATAGTTTCATTAGCAGGACTTGATCCAGTAGAAAAAAGCTCCGGGACTTCTGTAAAAGGAAAAGCTAAAATATCAAAAGCAGGCTCAAAGATTTGTAGAGGAACATTGTTCATGCCAGTAATGGTAGCTGTACAAAAAAATGAAAGACTAAAAGAGTTTTATAATAGATTAAAAGATAAGGGTAAACATACAACAGTCGCTCAAATAGCAGTTATGAGAAAAATGATAGTAATATCTCATTCATTATATAAAAATAACGAAAGGTTCGATGTGAATAAAAGATAA
- a CDS encoding AraC family transcriptional regulator, translated as MKKVNKLLTFIEEQKLEEGINQTIIPSLRIFKSSNVTQILHTVYEPSLFVIVQGRKIVSISRKNIEYDSSKYLCSSSFLPVSGKIIKASKEEPFLSLQIVFSFEQIFAALESCHLKI; from the coding sequence ATGAAAAAAGTAAATAAACTATTAACATTCATAGAAGAACAAAAACTTGAGGAGGGGATTAACCAGACAATAATCCCTTCTTTAAGAATTTTTAAATCGTCAAATGTAACGCAAATTTTACATACCGTTTATGAACCTTCCTTATTTGTAATAGTTCAAGGTAGAAAGATTGTCTCAATTTCGAGAAAAAATATTGAGTATGATTCTTCTAAATATTTATGTTCTTCAAGTTTTTTACCTGTATCTGGAAAAATAATAAAAGCAAGTAAAGAAGAACCTTTTTTATCTTTACAAATAGTTTTTTCTTTTGAACAAATTTTTGCTGCTTTAGAGAGTTGCCACCTTAAAATCTAA